The genomic window AGCTCTGTGTGCCCCCACATCTCACAAGGCTTTGCTCTCTCAGTGTGTGGAAGCAATGGGACCAGCTTCGAGGATGACCTGACGCTGGGAGCTGAAGGTACCAACCACCCCCTTGATGTCCCCTCCTGTGTTGTCACTGTCACCCCATTGCCACCATCAGTAGCTTCTCCTCCAGGAGGGTTCTGGTGGGGTTGGGCTGTCCCCAAGCTCCCCCCAGGCTGTGTCCATGGGGTAGGACCTCTCCAAGGGTGCGAGTGTCCCCAAACACCCCCTCTCACCCTTCTCTGCCcccttttccagctcttctgcTACCAGGGAGCAACAAGGCCATGGTCAGGTGAGGTTTGGCGTCCTGTGTTAAGGCTGGTTGGGATTTGGGGGCACCAGCCCCATGCACCCCACCGGCATCACCCCCTTTgctcatccccatcctcatcccaccACAGGGACAAGCGGCTCAGCCTGGGGCACAGCGTGGCCTCCAGCCTCACTACCAAGACCAGCTCCAGGTAGGACATGGGGGGGGTGCTCTGAGGGGTGTCTGGGGTCACCCCttcaccatccccatccccatggggctgagctggggctgccccacaacCCCGCAGCATCTCCGAGGTCCTGGAGCGGTGGGAGGTGGATGCTGAGGAGATCCTCCACGACCTGGGCTTCGTGGGGAGCGAGCCGGGGACCGTGTCCCGTGTCCCCACACGCTTCTTCGCGGCTCCTTCCCGTGCCAAAGGCATCGacttccagctcttcctcaaGGCCCAAGTGCGGCGCATGGAGATGGAGGATCCCTGCTTGGTGCTGGCCAGTGAGTGACACCCGGTCCCCGCTCCCATGCGGGATCCACCGCGCTGATGGGCTTCGTTCCATTGGGAAAGATGCtcccgtgcctcagtttctccatcaTTCCCATCTCCTCTTGTCTTTCCCAGGTCGCTTCCAGCAGGTCCAGGCTCTGGCTGCCATGGCCGATGCCTTCTTCTGCCTCTACTCCTACGTCTCACAGACCCCAGTGCAGCGCATctccccctcctgctgctccgGGGCTCATCCCGGCATTCCCAACATCCACATCCCGCCAGCCCAGTGTGGAACCCTCTCGCCCGTGGAGCGGCTGAAGAAGGCCGTGGCCACCATGTGCCTCTACACGTCCCCAAGGGCTGAGGACAACCCGCGGGGGTCCACGCCGGTGCCCCCCATCCAGCCCggtgccatgggcagggtggtgcaggaggtgctggagcaatTCCGGTTCGATCCAAGTGATgtcctggagggatggagaagggacACGGACACGCAATGGGGAGCAATGGGGGGTCCCCCAGCGCCGCTGGCACGGGGTGTCCCTGTGTGTCCCCACCATGGTGCTGCATGGGGACACCAAGAGCCACCCCGTCCCCATGGCTGGGGGAGCGTGGACACCCCCGTGGTGGTGgcacatggggacagggatgctcCGTGTCCTCCAGCATGGGAAGAGCATGGACCTGACACCGCTGCCATGTGGGATTGTGCCACCTTGTCCCCAGCGCTGGCTCCCCACGGCAGCAAAGTGTGGGtcaccccccagcacccattgGTCAAGGGGGACTCTGGCTTCGGCTCTGGCTCCTGTGGGACCTCCTTGGGGTGGAAGGCCGGGTCCCATGGGTGCCACACGGGTGCCACCCCACACCCAGACACACCAAGAGCTGGTGGccatggggcttggagcaggagCCAGCACCGAGGGGACCCAAGGGACACAGGGCTGCACCCGCCACCCCAGCGTCCCACCGTGGACTCCTTCGAGATGGAGGAGGTGAGGAGCGGTACCAGGGCGATGGGGTGATACAGGGTGATGGGGCGATACAGGGTGATGGGGCGATACCAGGGTGATGGAGCGGTACCAGGGTGATGGAGCGATAGCAGGGTGATGGGGTGATATGGGGTGATGGGGCGATAGCAGGGTGATGGGGCGACACAGGGTGATGGGGTGATACAGGGTGATGGGGTAATACAGGATGATGGAGCAATACCAGGGTTATGGGGTGACACCGGGGTGATGGGGTGATACGGGGTGATGGGGTGATACAGGGTGATGGGGCGATACCAGGGTGATGGAGTAATACAGGATGATGGGGTGACACAGGGTGATGGGGTGATACCAGGATGATGGAGGGATACAGGGTGATGGGATGATACAGGGTGATGGAGGGATACAGGGTGATGGAGCAATACCAGGGTGATGTGGTGATACCGGGGTGATACCGGGGTGATACAGGGTTATGGGGCGAAaccagggtgctgggtgctgggaccggggggcagcagcacaagggggGTCCCTTTGGCTGCTGGGAAGGCGCCGGAGCAGGAAATATCCCTGGAGCATTCCCAGGCTTTTCGGGTTTGGATGATTTAGAGCTTGGAACGGAGCCTGGCGCAGGGGGCGGCTGGGTCATGGGCTCCCATGTGCGCACACGCCTTGCACACGCATGCAGAGGGACGCAGTGATTCGCACACGCGTGTGCGCTGACACGCTCACCCTATGCAGCTCCTcacccatcctgctgcaggtgctgagcgccagcgaggaggaggatgaggatgatgatggtgatgatggtgatgCCCACAAGGAACCCATCCggtccctccatccctccgCTGCCATCCGCAGAAGTAAGTTAAGGGGGGGCAGCGCATGTCCCCACGTGTCCCCACATGTCCCCACATGTGTCCCCACACGTGTCCCCACGCATGTCCCATGTCCAGGTTTCATGCTCCACGCCAGCAGCGGGCACTCGGACAGCAGCGGCTTCATGGAGGAGCCGgtgctggggctcagcacccACCCCAGGGCCTGAGGCCACCCGGGGGGACCCACGTGTGTCCCTGCGCCACAGGAGCCAGCGGGACCCAGAGACAGCGACCAGCCGTGTGCTGAGTGTACAcgtgtgtgcacgtgtgtgtgtgtgcacgtgtgtgtgtgtgcacgtgtgtgtgcacatgtgtgtgggtgtacacgtgtgtgtgtgtgtgtgcacgtgcaCACCATGttgtacacacacacaacacaacACGTGCACCCAAATTTGCACACACaacgtgcacacaca from Strigops habroptila isolate Jane unplaced genomic scaffold, bStrHab1.2.pri NW_022045610.1_ctg1, whole genome shotgun sequence includes these protein-coding regions:
- the TESPA1 gene encoding protein TESPA1, which encodes MEGTSVLSPSSWERRRAWVRQSRSWRNSVLEHDEVVAAPWDAPELQPPHMDHVFLEGSSSRKIETWLQECGSSVEVQLEEPGLQGPHVCGSNGTSFEDDLTLGAEALLLPGSNKAMVRDKRLSLGHSVASSLTTKTSSSISEVLERWEVDAEEILHDLGFVGSEPGTVSRVPTRFFAAPSRAKGIDFQLFLKAQVRRMEMEDPCLVLASRFQQVQALAAMADAFFCLYSYVSQTPVQRISPSCCSGAHPGIPNIHIPPAQCGTLSPVERLKKAVATMCLYTSPRAEDNPRGSTPVPPIQPGAMGRVVQEVLEQFRFDPSDVLEGWRRDTDTQWGAMGGPPAPLARGVPVCPHHGAAWGHQEPPRPHGWGSVDTPVVVAHGDRDAPCPPAWEEHGPDTAAMWDCATLSPALAPHGSKVWVTPQHPLVKGDSGFGSGSCGTSLGWKAGSHGCHTGATPHPDTPRAGGHGAWSRSQHRGDPRDTGLHPPPQRPTVDSFEMEEVLSASEEEDEDDDGDDGDAHKEPIRSLHPSAAIRRSFMLHASSGHSDSSGFMEEPVLGLSTHPRA